The Catenuloplanes niger genome includes a window with the following:
- a CDS encoding helix-turn-helix domain-containing protein, which produces MVGIGQARPGNELASPTGIGATTLSDVSGDGPYLLDRNLLLLVTVGQGAQEIDFVRHDCRPGTLLWARPGQAIRLSRRAGLDAVLISWHPEDLPDHWQPGGRCGWQLAGEDEDAVISEVSQLVVDRERHAGTPLADRLLRHQLTVLMLRIALIAGDRTPPEPAMFQEFSKAIETGYARSRRVEEYAQLLGCSVRTLTRACLAATGRSAKQVIDDRVALQARRLLACTETPIADIGRALGFPEPTNFGRFFHRETGCSPGAFRAALPGPPLDAHDSGPHALRTTAFHRI; this is translated from the coding sequence ATGGTCGGTATCGGTCAGGCGCGGCCGGGCAACGAACTCGCAAGCCCCACGGGCATCGGCGCCACTACGCTCAGCGACGTCTCCGGCGACGGACCGTACCTTCTCGATCGCAACCTCCTGCTGCTGGTCACGGTCGGTCAGGGCGCGCAGGAGATCGACTTCGTCCGCCACGACTGCCGCCCCGGCACGCTGCTGTGGGCCCGGCCGGGCCAGGCGATCCGGCTCAGCCGCCGGGCCGGGTTGGACGCGGTGCTCATCTCCTGGCACCCCGAGGACCTGCCGGACCACTGGCAACCCGGCGGCCGGTGCGGGTGGCAGCTGGCCGGCGAGGACGAGGACGCCGTGATCAGCGAGGTGAGCCAGCTGGTGGTGGACCGGGAGCGGCACGCCGGCACACCGCTCGCCGACCGGCTGCTGCGCCACCAGCTGACCGTGCTGATGCTGCGGATCGCGCTGATCGCCGGCGACCGCACCCCGCCGGAGCCGGCCATGTTCCAGGAGTTCAGCAAGGCCATCGAGACGGGGTACGCCCGGAGCCGCCGCGTCGAGGAGTACGCCCAGCTGCTCGGCTGCTCGGTCCGCACGCTCACCCGAGCCTGCCTCGCCGCCACCGGCCGCAGCGCCAAGCAGGTGATCGACGACCGGGTGGCGTTGCAGGCCCGGCGGCTGCTGGCCTGCACGGAGACGCCGATCGCGGACATCGGCCGGGCGCTGGGCTTCCCGGAGCCGACGAACTTCGGCCGCTTCTTCCACCGGGAGACCGGCTGCTCGCCCGGCGCGTTCCGGGCCGCGCTGCCCGGCCCGCCGCTGGACGCGCACGACTCCGGCCCGCACGCGTTGCGCACCACGGCCTTCCACCGAATCTAG
- a CDS encoding SsgA family sporulation/cell division regulator, with protein sequence MSVIRPTTVEVETSLRLVAPDATALPVRASLRYDPSDPYAVHVLFHAETAGGEAVSWSFARELLVTGLDEPAGIGDVRVWPWATPKGDFVALALSSPDGNALFEVPRSVLVRFLRRTYVVVPRGREGDHLDVDAAVNRLLAGR encoded by the coding sequence ATGAGTGTCATCCGACCGACGACCGTCGAGGTCGAGACGTCGCTGCGGCTTGTCGCACCGGATGCTACCGCGTTGCCGGTGCGCGCCAGCCTTCGCTACGACCCGTCAGACCCGTACGCGGTGCACGTCCTGTTCCACGCCGAGACGGCCGGGGGCGAGGCCGTGAGCTGGTCGTTCGCGCGGGAACTGCTGGTCACCGGGCTCGACGAGCCGGCCGGGATCGGCGACGTCCGGGTGTGGCCGTGGGCCACGCCGAAGGGTGACTTCGTGGCCCTGGCCCTGTCGTCGCCGGACGGGAACGCCCTCTTCGAGGTACCACGGAGCGTACTGGTCCGGTTCCTTCGCCGGACGTACGTGGTGGTGCCGAGGGGCCGAGAGGGCGATCACCTCGACGTCGACGCGGCCGTGAACCGACTGCTGGCAGGGCGATAA
- a CDS encoding TIGR02611 family protein — protein sequence METLEEVVRPTPAWRRRITGTLDGIRANPTGRIALKIGIGVLGAIVVAVGIVAIPLPGPGWGIVIVGLAIWAIEFAWARHLLHFTRKHVQAWTRWILRQPWPLRSLLGLLCFLFVSAIVWLSLRLTLGIDLIQIGLDLLARF from the coding sequence GTGGAAACCCTCGAAGAGGTCGTCCGGCCCACGCCCGCATGGCGACGCCGCATCACCGGCACGCTCGACGGCATTCGCGCCAATCCCACCGGCCGGATAGCCCTGAAGATCGGCATCGGCGTCCTCGGCGCGATCGTGGTCGCGGTCGGCATCGTCGCGATCCCGCTCCCCGGCCCCGGCTGGGGCATCGTCATCGTCGGCCTCGCCATCTGGGCCATCGAGTTCGCCTGGGCCCGCCACCTGCTCCACTTCACCCGCAAACACGTCCAGGCCTGGACCCGCTGGATCCTGCGCCAGCCCTGGCCGCTCCGCTCCCTCCTCGGCCTCCTCTGCTTCCTCTTCGTCAGCGCGATCGTCTGGCTCTCCCTCCGCCTGACACTCGGCATCGATCTCATCCAGATCGGCCTGGACCTCCTCGCCCGCTTCTGA